One window of the Pseudomonadota bacterium genome contains the following:
- a CDS encoding phosphoribosylformylglycinamidine synthase subunit PurS, with the protein MAHRIEVTYREGVRDVPGEKLKKRIKTDLGIDVIDAGVVDIYTIDADLDAGIIETLKTDVFVDPVIQKGYIDEPAPVSGDWIIEVGFKPGVTDNVGRTAKEVIEALSGHKFKENEGVFTSRLYSLKGELDEKHVVTIAEGMLANTVINRYAYKNSAQYQSDKGMGIYIPKVRVEHEPAVETFDLSAGIEEMMKINRARTWALSPDELAIIQRYFLQKKVIEERKAIGLTAPTDVEMEAIAQTWSEHCKHKIFNAQIEYEEDGNVETIDSLFKTYIMGSTEMIRQKKGKKDFCLSVFKDNAGVIRFNRKYNLAYKVETHNTPSALDPYGGALTGIVGVNRDPFGTGKGAKLIFNTDIFCFAYPDYKGTIPPRLLHPKRVLEGVREGVEHGGNKSGIPTVNGSLVFDEGYLGKPLVYCGTCGIMPRTINGEPSYIKKAVKGDAIIMVGGRIGKDGIHGATFSSEELSEASPTSAVQIGDPITQKRMTDFLLIARDMDLYTSITDNGAGGLSSSIGEMAEDTNGCIVHIDKAPLKYHGLSPWEILLSEAQERMTVAVNPEKLATFMELSEKMNVESTILGEFTDSGKFHILYNGKTVAYIGMEFLHKGLPKMILPAKWERKINDEEPLDEPENYGNILLSMLKRWNICSKEYVVRQYDHEVQGGSVIKPLTGKYNNGPSDAGVVRPDLESMEGIVVSHGICPKYSKFDTYHMVACAIDEAIRNNIATGGSLNRMALLDNFCWSDPVKSDRNPEGSYKLAQLVRANRALYDYTTLFGTPCISGKDSMKNDYMFNDIKISIPQTVLISAISVINDMRKSVSMDFKEDGDLIVAVGKTYAEMGGSEYFSLCGRHGNIPPKVRGQDAKKLFKGLEKSIQTGIIKSCHDISDGGIGCALAESAFAGGLGVEVDLSFVPATGIFRDDFLLFSESQSRFILSISEGDLEKLEVLLRSIPFGVIGKVRSDEKFLIRGINHNTIIDTNINLLRNAWQSPFKEQFDN; encoded by the coding sequence ATGGCACATAGAATAGAAGTGACATACCGGGAGGGCGTTAGGGATGTTCCGGGCGAGAAGTTAAAGAAAAGGATAAAAACAGACCTCGGAATTGACGTTATTGATGCAGGCGTGGTGGATATATACACAATTGACGCTGATCTGGATGCCGGCATTATAGAAACACTGAAGACCGATGTCTTTGTGGACCCTGTTATCCAGAAGGGGTACATTGATGAGCCTGCACCTGTTTCCGGCGACTGGATTATCGAAGTAGGCTTCAAACCCGGGGTTACCGACAATGTGGGCAGGACTGCAAAAGAGGTTATTGAGGCTCTTTCGGGGCATAAATTCAAAGAAAACGAGGGCGTCTTTACCTCGCGCCTATATTCACTCAAGGGCGAGCTCGATGAAAAGCATGTTGTAACCATTGCCGAAGGAATGCTTGCCAACACAGTCATAAACAGGTATGCATACAAAAACTCCGCCCAATACCAGAGCGATAAGGGCATGGGCATATATATCCCGAAGGTCAGGGTTGAGCATGAACCTGCCGTTGAGACTTTCGACCTGTCCGCAGGCATCGAAGAGATGATGAAAATAAACAGAGCGAGGACATGGGCGCTTTCTCCTGATGAACTTGCCATTATACAAAGATATTTCCTCCAGAAAAAAGTCATTGAAGAGCGAAAAGCAATAGGACTCACTGCACCTACCGATGTAGAAATGGAAGCTATTGCCCAGACATGGTCTGAACACTGCAAGCACAAGATATTTAATGCGCAGATAGAATATGAAGAAGACGGCAATGTTGAGACAATCGACAGCCTTTTTAAAACCTATATTATGGGCTCTACTGAAATGATACGACAAAAGAAGGGTAAAAAAGATTTTTGTCTATCCGTATTTAAGGACAATGCCGGGGTTATACGTTTCAACAGGAAGTATAACCTTGCCTATAAAGTGGAAACACACAATACTCCCTCAGCTCTTGACCCTTACGGAGGGGCGCTGACCGGGATAGTAGGCGTTAACAGAGACCCCTTCGGCACAGGGAAAGGAGCAAAGCTCATATTCAATACGGATATATTTTGTTTTGCTTATCCTGATTATAAAGGCACGATACCGCCAAGGCTCCTGCACCCGAAGAGAGTCCTTGAGGGCGTACGCGAGGGTGTTGAACATGGTGGAAATAAAAGCGGTATACCTACAGTAAACGGCTCCCTTGTCTTTGATGAGGGATATCTCGGCAAGCCTCTTGTTTATTGCGGCACATGCGGAATCATGCCTCGAACAATAAATGGAGAACCGAGTTATATCAAAAAAGCAGTAAAGGGCGACGCCATCATCATGGTAGGCGGGAGGATAGGTAAGGACGGGATTCACGGTGCCACATTCTCATCTGAAGAACTATCCGAAGCATCACCCACAAGCGCAGTTCAAATCGGCGACCCCATCACCCAGAAGAGAATGACCGATTTTCTTCTCATTGCACGAGATATGGACTTATATACTTCCATTACCGATAACGGTGCAGGCGGACTTTCCTCTTCTATTGGCGAAATGGCAGAAGACACCAACGGATGCATAGTACATATCGACAAGGCGCCCCTCAAGTACCATGGGCTTTCCCCATGGGAGATACTTCTTTCGGAAGCGCAGGAGAGAATGACCGTTGCGGTAAATCCTGAGAAGCTTGCCACATTTATGGAACTTTCCGAAAAGATGAATGTAGAATCGACCATACTCGGTGAATTCACCGATTCAGGTAAATTCCATATACTCTACAATGGAAAAACAGTTGCTTATATTGGCATGGAGTTCCTCCATAAAGGTCTCCCGAAGATGATTCTCCCGGCAAAGTGGGAAAGGAAAATCAACGATGAGGAACCTTTGGATGAACCTGAGAACTACGGCAACATCTTACTGTCAATGCTTAAACGTTGGAACATATGCAGCAAAGAATATGTTGTACGGCAATATGACCACGAAGTACAGGGGGGAAGCGTAATCAAGCCTCTTACCGGGAAATACAATAACGGCCCCAGCGATGCAGGGGTAGTGAGGCCTGACCTTGAGAGTATGGAAGGAATCGTAGTAAGCCACGGGATATGCCCTAAATACAGCAAATTTGATACCTATCACATGGTTGCCTGCGCAATTGACGAAGCAATTCGGAACAATATTGCAACAGGAGGCTCTCTGAACAGAATGGCTCTCCTCGATAATTTCTGCTGGTCAGACCCGGTTAAATCTGATAGAAATCCTGAAGGCTCATATAAGCTTGCCCAGCTCGTCAGGGCAAACAGAGCGCTCTACGATTATACAACACTCTTCGGCACTCCCTGTATATCAGGGAAAGACAGCATGAAGAATGATTACATGTTCAATGACATAAAGATTTCCATTCCTCAGACAGTTCTCATATCTGCCATTTCAGTGATTAATGATATGAGAAAGTCTGTTTCAATGGACTTCAAGGAAGACGGCGATCTGATCGTTGCGGTTGGGAAAACTTATGCTGAAATGGGCGGCTCGGAATATTTCTCTCTTTGCGGACGTCACGGCAATATCCCGCCCAAAGTGCGCGGACAGGATGCAAAGAAGCTATTCAAAGGCCTGGAAAAGTCGATACAAACCGGCATTATAAAATCCTGCCATGATATCTCCGACGGCGGGATCGGGTGTGCCCTTGCAGAAAGCGCCTTTGCAGGCGGGCTTGGTGTTGAAGTCGATCTTTCTTTTGTACCTGCAACCGGAATATTCAGGGACGATTTTTTGCTTTTCTCAGAGTCTCAAAGCAGATTTATTCTGTCAATCAGCGAAGGTGACCTTGAGAAACTTGAAGTACTGTTACGGTCAATACCATTCGGCGTTATCGGAAAGGTCAGAAGCGACGAAAAGTTCCTGATACGCGGGATAAACCACAA
- a CDS encoding sugar phosphate isomerase/epimerase — MPIFINVPYKMVEANIKRIVEFNMGIEIYANNDVVDDLDMEGVRELSKILQDSGIVCTVHAPYMDLSPGGFDKTIKAISRDKIKKSVEMANTLHAKCIVCHPGYDKWRFGDNEQLWFDSSIETWTEILKEADDGLIVALENIFEETPSTFIALFHHFKDKNLFFCFDSGHFNLFTTVSLERWLTPLKDRIREMHLHDNHGSTDEHLPIGRGTFPFRELKAFLSQANGNIIYTAEIASESHVAESIKNAKEFLT, encoded by the coding sequence ATGCCGATATTCATAAACGTACCTTATAAAATGGTTGAAGCAAACATCAAAAGGATTGTTGAATTCAATATGGGCATTGAAATATACGCAAACAACGATGTGGTTGATGACCTTGATATGGAGGGCGTCCGGGAACTGAGCAAGATCCTCCAGGATAGCGGCATTGTCTGTACTGTCCATGCCCCTTACATGGATTTGAGCCCGGGCGGTTTTGATAAAACAATTAAGGCAATATCAAGGGATAAGATTAAAAAATCCGTTGAAATGGCAAACACGCTCCATGCAAAATGTATTGTCTGTCACCCCGGCTATGACAAATGGCGTTTTGGTGACAACGAACAACTGTGGTTCGACAGTAGCATTGAAACATGGACGGAGATATTGAAAGAAGCGGATGATGGGCTTATTGTAGCCCTTGAAAACATTTTCGAAGAAACCCCTTCAACCTTTATTGCCCTCTTTCACCATTTCAAGGATAAGAATCTCTTCTTTTGTTTTGATTCAGGCCATTTCAACCTCTTCACCACAGTGTCCCTTGAGAGGTGGCTGACTCCACTCAAAGACCGCATCAGGGAGATGCACCTGCACGACAATCATGGAAGCACCGACGAACACCTCCCTATAGGAAGGGGAACATTTCCTTTCCGTGAGTTAAAAGCCTTTTTGAGTCAGGCTAACGGGAATATCATCTATACCGCTGAGATAGCCAGCGAATCGCATGTTGCTGAAAGCATTAAAAATGCAAAGGAGTTTTTAACTTAA